The Dendropsophus ebraccatus isolate aDenEbr1 chromosome 6, aDenEbr1.pat, whole genome shotgun sequence nucleotide sequence TATCCGAGTTCAGAACGAGGGCACTGGAAAAAGCTCCTGGTGGATGATCAACCCCGAAGGGGGAAAAGGTGGCAAGGCACCCAGACGACGTGCCGTGTCTATGGACAACAGTAACAAATACACTAAGAGCCGAGGGAGGGCAGCGAAGAAAAAAGCATCCATGCCAGTAGCCCAGGATGCCACTGATGATAGCCCTTCACAACTTAAGTGGCCAGGAAGCCCTACTTCGCGCAGCAGTGATGAGTTGGACGCCTGGACAGATTTCCGCTCTCGTACAAACTCTAACGCCAGCACGATAAGTGGTCGTTTATCTCCGATCCCAGCTACCACTGAACTTGATGATGTTCAAGATGACGACTCCCCAATATCCCCCATGTTGTATAGCCCTGGCAGCATGTCTCCATCCCTAACCAAACCATCCACAGTGGAGTTGCCAAGGATAACAGATATGGCTGGAACCATGAACTTAAACGATGGTCTGACAGAAAACCTTATGGACGATTTGCTGGATGACATTTCCCTCACTTCTCAGCAGTCATCTCCTGGTGTTGGTATGCAGAGAAGTTCCAGCTTTACCTATGGCACTAAGGGCTCAGGCCTCAGCTCTCCATCCAGTAGCTTCAACAACACAAGTAGCTTCAATTTTCCTTTGACCTCTCTGCGTCAGTCCCCAATGCAAACCATACAAGAGAACAAACAAGCGACATTTTCTTCCATGAATCTTTACAGTAATCAGTCTCTGCAGGACCTTCTTACCACTGACTCACTTAGCCATAGTGATGTACTAATGACTCAGTCTGACCCACTTATGTCCCAAGCCAGTACTGCAGTCACTGCTCAGAATTCCCGTAGAAATATAATTTTGAGGAATGACCCTATGATGTCTTTTGCAGCCCCGTCCAACCAAGGTGGAGGTCTGATTAATCAAAACTTGCTTCACCACCAGCAGCAGTCCCATAGCTCATTTCTTGGTGGCAGCCGTGCCTTGTCCAACAGCATAAATAATATTGGTTTAAATGACAGCAACAACTTGGACTCGTCCAAACACCAGCAGCAGTCCTCAGTCGCTCATTCTATGCAAGCCCTCTCAGACTCGTTCTCAGGGTCCTTGTACTCCACAGGCATGAACCTTCCAGTGCATGAAAAGTTCCCAACTGATTTGGACCTGGAAATTTTCAATGGGAGCTTGGAATGCGACATGGAAACTATCATTCGAAATGAACTCATGGATGCAGATGGGCTAGATTTTAACTTTGACTCCCTCATCTCTGCACAGAATGTCAGCCTAACTGTGGGAAACTTCACAGGTGCTAAGCAGACATCACAAAGCTGGGTACCAGGTTGATGCAAGTGATTAAGAGTGACCTTGGCAGGTCAGTGACCTTACATGTATGAACATCTTCCTCTATAGCTCTGCTCTTTGCCATCATTCATTCTAgataactttaatgaaaacattttaAACTTTCTTCTGCTCATGAACTCTGTGCTTAGCGTTGTCCGAAATATGCGCAGCTAGTTTCAGATGGATGTAATATAGCAGCATTTTTCTATccacaagtcccagcctgacTGCAGGTCTAATGACCCAGACTGACAGCATTATAGGGATGTATCGCATGGGTCTATGATGCCTTTACTTTAGGTCATTAGGCTCCTGGTTGGGCTGGGACTTGTAGCTGTTCTTATTCAGTAATCCAATTGCTTTATATTGATTTACATCAGCAGATTCACAGCAATATGTGCAGATACGGAAATGTACACACCTTAAGCAGAATGCAGAGCAGAAATTCTGCACCAAAATGCTCACAATTTTGTGCAAAATTTCTGCCTTACCTATAGTTGTAGGCAGGTGCTGGGAGTATGGCTCCTGAACATATGTTGATCATTATGAAGTGGTTGGTTTAGGTTGTTATACCCACAATCGAGCCAAGATTTAAAATCTGTACTAGCTGCCACTTACTTCAATCCGCTGGTACTGTTCTCTAGTCCCCATAATGTCCTGTCTGGTCCCGGGGTCGGTCTTCCTCCAGGAGCTGGTATAATGGTTAAAAATAAGTTTAATTCTGGCGGCACTGCTAGGGAGTCAATGGGgcagggcctagagcatctgtgccctaggtctgcagtGTCTAAGCccgcctccatccagcccaggggcgtgTCGATAAATAAGAGAAACAGACGCTCTAGGTCCTGCCCCATTGACTTTCTGTGCCgatggaataaaacttttttataACTATACCATCCCCAGAAGAAAGACTGGACAAGGCATGGCAGCGACTAAAGAACTGTACCGGTGGTTTTGGGTGTATGGCGGCCGGTGCAGATTAGTTTTATgtacagatgagcgaactgggccgaggttcgggttt carries:
- the FOXO3 gene encoding forkhead box protein O3 translates to MADALPPASPDRDVDIDPDFEPQSRPRSCTWPLQRPDSQASPAKPGITGDASSMIPEEDDDDEEVSAASAAAAGDSAERGTLLLVSGGDVAAMTVLAAPVGGSEGAQSALGAGGSAGSGAAGQQRKCSSRRNAWGNMSYADLITRAIESSPDKRLTLSQIYDWMVRSVPYFKDKGDSNSSAGWKNSIRHNLSLHSRFIRVQNEGTGKSSWWMINPEGGKGGKAPRRRAVSMDNSNKYTKSRGRAAKKKASMPVAQDATDDSPSQLKWPGSPTSRSSDELDAWTDFRSRTNSNASTISGRLSPIPATTELDDVQDDDSPISPMLYSPGSMSPSLTKPSTVELPRITDMAGTMNLNDGLTENLMDDLLDDISLTSQQSSPGVGMQRSSSFTYGTKGSGLSSPSSSFNNTSSFNFPLTSLRQSPMQTIQENKQATFSSMNLYSNQSLQDLLTTDSLSHSDVLMTQSDPLMSQASTAVTAQNSRRNIILRNDPMMSFAAPSNQGGGLINQNLLHHQQQSHSSFLGGSRALSNSINNIGLNDSNNLDSSKHQQQSSVAHSMQALSDSFSGSLYSTGMNLPVHEKFPTDLDLEIFNGSLECDMETIIRNELMDADGLDFNFDSLISAQNVSLTVGNFTGAKQTSQSWVPG